One window of the bacterium genome contains the following:
- a CDS encoding MBL fold metallo-hydrolase: MSQHVGISALASGSKGNSIFIDGPDGSLLVDAGLSARELMRRLAHIEASPDRISGILVTHDHSDHLRGVRVLAKRLGLTVYGTADTLKAAELPENTRVKVVKAGEEFTVAGFTIRPFSLPHDARDPVGFLLDRDGVKIGIATDLGYATALIKRRLARCDMLVLESNYDENMLMEGPYPWYLKQRIRSRKGHLSNEDSSQVLSELLHPGLQRVILAHLSEVNNCPRVALDEAAGATGYQGNGVDLKVACMAEPTPIFYIEE, encoded by the coding sequence TTGAGCCAGCATGTTGGAATCAGCGCTCTTGCCAGCGGCAGCAAGGGCAACTCAATCTTTATCGATGGACCTGACGGCTCGCTGCTTGTCGATGCGGGCTTAAGTGCCAGGGAACTCATGCGCCGCCTTGCCCACATCGAGGCCTCTCCGGATCGTATTTCGGGCATTCTGGTAACCCATGACCACAGTGACCACCTGCGCGGGGTACGGGTGCTGGCCAAGAGGCTGGGCCTCACGGTGTACGGTACCGCAGATACTTTGAAAGCCGCTGAACTTCCTGAAAACACCCGTGTGAAAGTTGTGAAGGCCGGGGAAGAGTTTACCGTGGCAGGGTTTACAATAAGACCCTTTTCCCTGCCTCACGACGCCCGGGACCCGGTGGGTTTTTTACTGGACAGGGATGGTGTGAAGATCGGCATTGCCACTGATCTCGGCTATGCCACAGCGCTGATCAAGAGGCGACTGGCCAGATGTGATATGCTTGTCCTGGAATCTAATTACGATGAGAATATGCTCATGGAGGGACCCTATCCGTGGTACCTGAAGCAGAGGATCAGAAGTCGGAAGGGGCATCTATCCAACGAAGATTCCTCACAGGTCCTGAGCGAACTTCTTCATCCGGGTCTGCAGCGTGTTATCCTTGCCCATCTCAGCGAGGTCAATAACTGTCCCAGGGTTGCTCTGGACGAGGCAGCCGGGGCAACTGGATATCAGGGTAACGGTGTGGATCTCAAGGTTGCCTGTATGGCGGAACCAACTCCGATATTCTATATTGAAGAATGA
- the dut gene encoding dUTP diphosphatase — MRSWDRSPVPELLLTTLPHARDLALPAYATDGSVGMDLAAAIQNDVVIEPGQTGLVPTGLMIAVPNGYEAQIRPRSGMALEHSIIVPNSPGTVDPDYRGEVKVILLNLGSNPFRISRGMRIAQMVIVPAVRASIKVVKELPATDRGDGGFGHSGT, encoded by the coding sequence ATGAGATCGTGGGATAGGTCGCCGGTACCGGAGCTTCTCCTTACAACCCTTCCACACGCCAGAGATCTGGCCCTCCCCGCATATGCTACAGATGGATCGGTAGGAATGGATCTGGCCGCCGCCATCCAGAATGATGTCGTGATCGAGCCTGGGCAGACAGGTCTGGTGCCCACCGGGTTAATGATCGCCGTTCCCAATGGATATGAGGCCCAGATTCGTCCAAGAAGCGGGATGGCGCTTGAACACAGCATTATTGTTCCCAACTCTCCTGGAACAGTGGATCCTGATTACCGGGGGGAAGTAAAGGTCATCCTTCTCAACCTGGGCAGCAACCCCTTCAGGATCAGCCGCGGAATGAGAATCGCCCAGATGGTCATCGTTCCTGCTGTCAGGGCGTCCATTAAGGTTGTCAAGGAACTGCCTGCCACGGACAGGGGTGATGGCGGGTTTGGTCATAGCGGGACGTAG
- a CDS encoding pitrilysin family protein, with amino-acid sequence MTSRSGTGVVKGILPNGLRVIIEPLREFSSVSMGIWVLAGSRDEEASQSGISHLIEHLTFKGTSRRTAKQIALETDSLGGSLNAFTSKEFTSFYARVLGENLSQSMDLLSDITLNSQFAAQELSKEKDVILQEISMVEDTPDDLIHDLHCQEFWADQSLGRPVLGTPDSLLSLTRDQVLGFHANRYRAGQMIITAAGALEPDKFLREVEDAFGDLEKGDPPVSWEPTRATPGVCVKNRPIEQVHTCIGVQGLAADDERRYVMYLLNTILGGGMSSRLFQKIREEYGLAYSVYSYHSAYQDTGVHTVYCGTSVEGFPKSMEIIREETQRLAAEKVLDVELATCKRQLKGNLLLGLESTSNRMNQLAKNEIFSGRHVTPEEIGEGIEAVTADDIRDLSSMLFQENAFAVTVIGPVSEAEVHEIVG; translated from the coding sequence ATGACCTCTAGATCAGGAACAGGCGTTGTCAAGGGAATCCTCCCTAATGGGCTCAGGGTAATTATTGAGCCTCTTAGGGAGTTTTCCTCTGTCAGCATGGGAATCTGGGTCCTGGCCGGTTCCAGGGACGAAGAGGCCAGCCAATCCGGCATCAGCCACCTCATCGAACATCTCACCTTCAAGGGAACATCACGCCGTACGGCCAAGCAGATCGCCCTCGAAACAGATTCCCTGGGTGGCTCCCTCAACGCTTTTACCAGCAAGGAGTTTACCTCCTTCTACGCAAGGGTGCTGGGAGAAAACCTTTCCCAATCCATGGACCTCCTTTCAGACATCACCTTAAATTCGCAATTTGCCGCCCAGGAGCTTTCCAAGGAAAAAGATGTCATCCTCCAGGAGATCTCCATGGTGGAAGACACGCCTGACGATCTCATACACGATCTGCACTGCCAGGAGTTTTGGGCGGATCAGAGCCTTGGAAGGCCCGTACTCGGAACACCAGACTCTCTCCTGTCCCTCACGCGAGATCAGGTGCTGGGTTTTCACGCAAACAGATATCGCGCTGGACAGATGATCATTACGGCGGCGGGGGCCCTTGAACCTGATAAATTCCTCCGTGAGGTTGAGGATGCCTTTGGAGACCTGGAAAAGGGAGACCCACCGGTTTCGTGGGAGCCTACCAGGGCTACTCCCGGTGTATGTGTCAAGAACCGTCCCATCGAGCAGGTCCATACCTGTATCGGTGTCCAGGGACTGGCTGCCGATGACGAACGCCGGTATGTGATGTATCTCCTCAACACGATCCTCGGAGGCGGAATGAGCTCAAGGCTGTTCCAGAAGATCAGGGAGGAGTACGGTCTGGCCTATTCCGTCTACAGTTACCATTCAGCATACCAGGACACAGGGGTTCACACAGTGTACTGTGGTACGTCTGTTGAGGGGTTTCCCAAAAGCATGGAGATCATCAGGGAAGAGACACAGCGGCTTGCTGCAGAGAAGGTCCTTGATGTTGAACTTGCAACGTGCAAAAGGCAACTCAAGGGGAACCTTCTGCTGGGGCTGGAAAGTACCAGCAACAGGATGAACCAGCTGGCGAAGAACGAAATCTTTTCCGGCCGTCATGTCACTCCTGAGGAGATCGGAGAGGGCATCGAAGCTGTCACAGCCGATGATATCCGTGATCTGTCGTCGATGCTTTTTCAGGAAAATGCCTTTGCCGTAACGGTGATAGGCCCAGTGAGTGAGGCTGAGGTCCATGAGATCGTGGGATAG
- the pnp gene encoding polyribonucleotide nucleotidyltransferase — MKHQVQLEWGGRTITLETGAVARQASGAVWARYADTVVLATAVAMPEPREGVSFLPLTVNYQEKTYAAGKIPGGFFKREGRPTEKDTLTSRLIDRTIRPLFPEGFNHEVQVIINILSVDRENDADILGLIASSAALILSDIPFDATVGAVRVGLIDGKFVFNPTYGQLETSKIDLIVGGTREAVIMVEGEAKEASEEEMLEALEFAHVEIRNIIDLQEQLLPLAGKEKWDFQSPAGDKALAETVQQFCRNEVAEAIRISDKKDRKVRLKEIREQAVFEYGTGVDGESRSGEIDDIFRSMEKELMRAMVLEEGRRMDGRKPDEIRDITCEVGVLPRTHGSALFTRGETQALVVTTLGTKDDEQIMDTLEVDYRRRFMLHYNFPPFCTGEAKFLRGPARREIGHGNLAQRSFLPVLPTKEQFPYTVRVVSDVLESNGSSSMATICGGSLALMDAGVPVPKAVAGIAMGLIFTPEKSVVISDILGAEDHLGDMDFKVAGTRDGITAFQMDLKITGVSREVMGVALQQAKAGRAHILNEMDKALSAPRETMSPYAPRIITIQVKPDKIREIIGPGGKVIRGIVEATGVKIEVEDVGTVLIASSDEVAAQKAIDMINAIVEDPEIGRIYRGVVKKVMDFGAFVEVVTGTDGLVHISQLADHRVAKVEDVVKEGDIVNVKVLDIDRDGKIRLSMKEAEQDLASGGKTDPE, encoded by the coding sequence ATGAAGCATCAAGTTCAATTAGAGTGGGGTGGCAGGACTATTACCCTTGAAACGGGCGCAGTGGCCAGGCAGGCCAGTGGTGCCGTGTGGGCAAGATACGCTGATACGGTGGTCCTGGCCACAGCAGTTGCCATGCCTGAACCCAGGGAAGGTGTCAGTTTCCTCCCCCTAACGGTTAACTATCAGGAGAAGACTTACGCCGCCGGCAAGATCCCCGGCGGTTTTTTTAAGAGAGAAGGTCGTCCTACCGAGAAAGATACTCTCACCAGCCGGCTCATCGATCGGACGATCCGACCGCTGTTCCCCGAAGGGTTCAACCACGAGGTCCAGGTCATTATCAACATCCTCTCCGTAGACAGGGAGAACGATGCTGATATTCTTGGGCTCATAGCCTCATCGGCTGCCCTCATCCTGTCTGATATACCTTTTGATGCGACCGTGGGAGCTGTAAGGGTTGGCCTGATCGATGGCAAGTTCGTTTTTAACCCGACCTATGGGCAGCTCGAGACAAGTAAGATCGATCTAATTGTAGGCGGTACCCGCGAAGCTGTTATCATGGTCGAAGGTGAAGCCAAGGAAGCCTCAGAGGAAGAGATGCTCGAGGCCCTGGAGTTTGCCCACGTCGAGATCCGGAATATCATCGACCTTCAGGAACAGCTTCTTCCCCTTGCAGGCAAGGAAAAGTGGGACTTTCAGTCACCTGCCGGAGATAAAGCTCTTGCTGAAACCGTACAGCAGTTCTGCCGGAATGAGGTTGCTGAGGCCATCAGGATCTCTGACAAGAAGGACAGGAAGGTCCGCTTGAAGGAGATCCGGGAACAGGCTGTGTTCGAATACGGCACTGGCGTGGATGGTGAATCCCGTTCAGGTGAGATCGACGATATTTTCAGGTCCATGGAAAAGGAACTCATGCGGGCTATGGTCCTTGAAGAAGGCCGCCGGATGGACGGACGTAAACCGGACGAGATCCGGGATATCACATGTGAGGTGGGAGTTCTCCCACGGACCCACGGCAGTGCCCTCTTTACCAGGGGTGAGACCCAGGCCCTGGTAGTCACCACCCTCGGAACCAAAGATGACGAACAGATCATGGACACTCTTGAGGTGGACTACAGACGAAGGTTCATGCTTCACTATAACTTTCCTCCCTTCTGCACTGGCGAGGCCAAGTTCCTGAGGGGACCGGCGCGCAGGGAGATCGGCCACGGCAACCTGGCCCAGAGGAGTTTCCTCCCTGTCCTCCCCACCAAAGAGCAGTTTCCATATACCGTAAGGGTCGTGTCTGACGTGCTGGAGTCCAACGGTTCTTCCTCCATGGCGACTATTTGCGGTGGAAGCCTGGCCCTGATGGATGCCGGTGTACCCGTCCCCAAGGCGGTGGCAGGTATTGCCATGGGTCTTATCTTTACACCGGAAAAATCGGTGGTTATCTCTGACATCCTTGGGGCCGAAGACCATCTCGGCGACATGGATTTCAAAGTTGCGGGAACCCGGGACGGCATCACCGCATTTCAGATGGACCTGAAGATCACTGGCGTGAGCCGGGAAGTGATGGGTGTAGCCCTGCAGCAGGCGAAAGCCGGCCGTGCCCATATCCTGAACGAGATGGACAAGGCGTTAAGCGCACCCCGTGAAACCATGTCTCCCTACGCTCCTCGTATCATCACCATCCAGGTCAAGCCCGACAAGATCCGGGAGATCATCGGCCCTGGCGGCAAGGTGATCCGGGGAATCGTTGAGGCTACTGGTGTCAAAATAGAAGTAGAAGACGTCGGTACAGTGCTCATAGCCTCTTCCGATGAGGTCGCAGCCCAGAAGGCTATCGATATGATCAACGCCATCGTGGAAGACCCAGAGATCGGCAGGATCTACCGCGGTGTCGTCAAGAAAGTGATGGATTTCGGTGCTTTTGTAGAGGTTGTCACAGGTACCGACGGACTTGTTCACATTTCACAGCTCGCTGATCACCGGGTTGCCAAGGTCGAGGATGTTGTTAAGGAAGGGGATATTGTAAACGTCAAGGTCCTTGATATTGACCGCGACGGCAAGATCCGCCTGAGTATGAAAGAGGCTGAACAGGATCTGGCCTCTGGTGGCAAAACGGACCCCGAATAA
- the rpsO gene encoding 30S ribosomal protein S15 encodes MPLSIESKREIIDGNRLHDSDTGSSEVQIALLSKRIEELTEHFKVHSKDHHSRVGLLRLVGRRRRLLNYLRTTDIERYRAIVKKLGLRR; translated from the coding sequence ATGCCGCTCAGCATTGAATCTAAGCGGGAGATCATCGACGGAAACAGGCTGCACGACAGCGATACAGGGTCATCTGAAGTTCAGATAGCTCTTTTGTCGAAGCGAATCGAGGAACTTACCGAACACTTCAAGGTCCACAGCAAGGACCATCATTCCCGTGTCGGTCTTTTGAGACTCGTTGGCCGTCGTCGCCGTTTGCTCAACTATCTTAGAACGACCGATATCGAGAGATATCGCGCTATCGTCAAGAAGCTGGGTCTCCGCAGATAG
- the truB gene encoding tRNA pseudouridine(55) synthase TruB has protein sequence MKRVADLARMRVKKEDQGSGAQGILIVDKPEGLTSHDVVQKVRRAYGLRQVGHAGTLDPIASGVLVVLVGSATRIAQYLQEDDKEYHLVLKLGLETDTQDITGQTLNEADPSGITEKGLNAAVDRYRGTFSQIPPSFSAVKQAGQPLYKLARKGIRVQADPRDVTIYSVEVSDVDLPHVSMKVVCSKGTYMRTLCHDIGRELGVGGCMESLIRVRSGQFPLEEAIDLDKVVNDPSPQQWLRQAADGLGFPVTEPGDEDLMRLVSGTRIRCDDCSREGLVSVTRRGHLIALAEAMKTEGTVMLSPRRVLEPDLKELFKQMDK, from the coding sequence ATGAAGAGGGTGGCTGATCTGGCTCGGATGAGGGTAAAAAAGGAAGATCAGGGATCAGGGGCTCAGGGCATCCTGATCGTTGACAAACCCGAAGGACTCACCTCCCACGATGTGGTTCAGAAGGTCAGACGGGCATATGGCCTCCGCCAGGTGGGACATGCGGGGACTCTGGATCCCATCGCTTCAGGCGTCCTTGTCGTGCTGGTGGGTTCAGCGACTCGCATTGCACAGTATCTACAGGAGGATGACAAGGAATACCATCTGGTTCTGAAACTGGGACTTGAGACCGACACCCAGGATATCACCGGTCAGACCCTCAATGAAGCTGATCCGTCCGGTATCACTGAAAAAGGCCTGAATGCGGCCGTGGATCGTTATCGGGGCACTTTTTCCCAGATTCCTCCCTCTTTTTCAGCGGTGAAGCAGGCAGGACAGCCGCTATACAAGCTTGCCCGGAAGGGTATCCGGGTCCAGGCTGATCCCCGGGATGTCACCATCTACAGTGTGGAAGTATCGGATGTGGACCTGCCTCATGTGTCCATGAAGGTCGTTTGTTCAAAAGGTACCTACATGAGGACCCTTTGCCACGACATAGGCCGTGAACTGGGTGTTGGGGGATGCATGGAGTCGCTCATCAGAGTGCGAAGCGGGCAGTTTCCCCTGGAGGAAGCCATCGACCTTGATAAGGTTGTAAACGATCCCTCACCGCAGCAATGGCTCAGGCAGGCCGCTGACGGTCTTGGTTTTCCTGTGACTGAGCCCGGTGATGAGGATCTGATGAGACTTGTGTCCGGGACCCGTATCCGCTGCGATGACTGCAGCCGGGAGGGGTTGGTTTCGGTGACCAGAAGGGGCCATCTGATCGCCCTGGCCGAAGCCATGAAAACAGAAGGAACGGTCATGCTCTCCCCACGCAGAGTCCTTGAGCCTGACCTCAAAGAACTTTTCAAACAAATGGATAAGTGA
- the rbfA gene encoding 30S ribosome-binding factor RbfA has translation MTRTFDYKRADRVSELLKHELSEIIRKEAKDPGIGEVTITRIKVSDDIRSAMVYFGVLDRTTEVQQVEEGLQRASSYMQRLLGKRLRLRHIPKLTFVFDRNLDYSFKISKILSEINEEGG, from the coding sequence ATGACCCGAACCTTCGATTACAAAAGAGCCGATAGAGTCAGTGAACTTTTAAAGCACGAACTGTCGGAGATCATCCGCAAAGAGGCCAAGGATCCGGGTATCGGGGAAGTAACGATCACGAGGATCAAGGTAAGCGATGATATCAGGTCGGCCATGGTGTATTTCGGGGTCCTGGACAGGACCACCGAGGTCCAGCAGGTGGAGGAAGGTTTGCAGCGGGCCAGCAGTTACATGCAGCGCCTGCTGGGTAAACGTTTGCGGCTCAGACATATTCCCAAGCTAACTTTCGTTTTTGACCGAAACCTCGATTATAGTTTCAAGATCTCGAAGATCCTCAGTGAGATCAATGAAGAGGGTGGCTGA
- a CDS encoding DUF503 domain-containing protein, which translates to MKSSSESRKSDTLLDIGKVLPVVIGVLRITLFLSESGSLKEKRRILRSIKDRLRSQFNVSVAEVDYQDLWQKAELAIALAATDRVYADKVLQTILGKVESWRLAEVIDVQVEII; encoded by the coding sequence ATGAAATCCAGCAGCGAGTCGAGAAAGTCTGACACGCTGTTGGACATAGGGAAGGTTCTGCCAGTGGTCATCGGAGTTCTCCGGATTACCCTCTTTCTATCAGAGAGCGGTTCGCTGAAGGAGAAACGAAGGATCCTGAGAAGTATCAAGGATCGCCTTCGCTCCCAGTTCAATGTTTCTGTGGCCGAGGTGGACTACCAGGATCTCTGGCAGAAGGCAGAATTGGCCATCGCCCTTGCGGCAACGGACAGGGTGTACGCTGACAAGGTGCTCCAGACGATATTGGGCAAAGTGGAATCCTGGCGACTGGCGGAAGTTATTGATGTGCAGGTGGAAATTATATAG
- the infB gene encoding translation initiation factor IF-2 — protein MITVRVDELAQEIGISPDELFLQLKSMGFDVVNVTSSVERSLVDMVKDMLTGGTPREREESTGRRIVSVRKGESEREVEVRMEEFFGEAEVEGLSEGPSQEPAEEPAEEPAEEPAEDLEPEAESPEDVSAEGDGVRVDEKEPESAAGEVVAGDVSEKLLEVAANKAEKKKKQVPLTTLAIERDLMTVGTGIPTAKVIRQAEPAKPSKASPETPAVTDVTDKKVKVKKILVAEEEIPKKGAAKKGRKSTIKDIIVEEDEFDDLIDDLTDDLAGDEKTAMEEPTLKVVEIKHSTSPKPARRKEQPRRRPRKSKKRDDTPEEETALEAPNLIPRSIRITAGLTVSDLAGLTGTKASEIIKILFQLGIMATINQTLEPQTAGLVVSELGFEVDVQAHSIDDLLKDEPDTLENLLPRPPVVTVMGHVDHGKTSLLDAVRETDVVSSEAGGITQHIGAHLVHHSKGSLVFLDTPGHEAFTAMRSRGAGVTDIVVLVVAADDGVKPQTKEAIDHARAAGVPILVAINKIDKPEADPERVMRELSDNGVVSEAWGGDCLFANVSAKQRTGIDELLDLILLQAEMLELRADPAREARGTVIESKLDKGRGPVATMLVQKGTLRPGDLMVAGSVIGRVRALVDDRGKKLADAGPSTPVEVLGLSSVPIAGDPFVVFTDELKAKRVAQMRERAVREIKTSHKKITLEDLFHQIQEGEVKDLGVVLKADVQGSVEAIRDALIKQATDEVRVKVLHEGTGGINEGDVMLASASNAIIIGFNVRPGNKALEIVRREQVDVRFYNVIYDVVRDIRDALKGLLSPVFTEEVLGRAEIRETFQVPKVGTIAGCYVVDGFIKRSAQVRVIRDGVVIHDGKIDSLRRFKDDAREVASGYECGIGLENYNDVKPGDIIENYMMIEHEAEL, from the coding sequence ATGATAACGGTTCGGGTAGATGAGCTTGCCCAGGAGATAGGGATTAGTCCGGATGAGCTCTTCTTGCAGCTGAAATCCATGGGCTTTGACGTGGTCAATGTCACGAGCAGCGTGGAGCGCAGCCTGGTGGATATGGTCAAGGATATGCTCACCGGTGGAACTCCCAGAGAGAGAGAAGAGAGCACCGGGAGAAGGATCGTTTCTGTCCGCAAGGGCGAATCAGAACGTGAGGTAGAGGTTCGTATGGAAGAGTTTTTCGGAGAGGCCGAAGTTGAGGGACTTTCCGAAGGACCTTCCCAAGAACCTGCCGAAGAGCCTGCCGAAGAACCTGCCGAAGAACCTGCAGAGGATCTGGAGCCTGAGGCTGAGAGCCCGGAGGATGTGTCTGCTGAAGGGGATGGGGTTCGGGTTGATGAAAAAGAACCTGAATCGGCGGCCGGGGAAGTGGTTGCCGGGGATGTCTCCGAGAAACTACTCGAAGTTGCTGCCAACAAGGCTGAAAAGAAGAAAAAACAGGTCCCTCTTACCACCCTGGCTATCGAAAGGGATCTCATGACTGTAGGTACCGGGATACCCACGGCAAAAGTGATCCGGCAGGCTGAGCCTGCCAAACCTTCTAAAGCATCGCCAGAAACTCCGGCAGTGACTGATGTCACCGACAAGAAGGTAAAGGTCAAAAAAATCCTTGTCGCTGAAGAGGAAATACCCAAAAAGGGCGCCGCAAAGAAAGGCCGCAAGTCGACCATCAAGGATATCATCGTTGAGGAAGATGAATTTGATGATCTGATTGATGATCTGACTGATGATCTGGCTGGTGATGAGAAAACGGCGATGGAGGAACCGACCCTGAAAGTGGTAGAGATAAAACATTCCACTTCACCCAAGCCTGCAAGGCGCAAGGAGCAGCCCAGACGGAGACCGAGAAAATCCAAGAAAAGGGATGATACTCCTGAGGAGGAAACGGCTTTGGAAGCGCCAAATTTAATTCCCAGGAGCATTCGTATTACCGCAGGACTTACGGTCAGTGACCTTGCTGGGCTGACAGGCACCAAGGCTTCTGAGATCATCAAGATTCTTTTCCAGCTGGGCATTATGGCCACGATCAATCAGACACTGGAACCCCAAACTGCGGGTCTTGTGGTGAGCGAACTTGGTTTCGAGGTTGATGTCCAGGCCCACTCCATCGATGACCTGTTGAAGGATGAGCCTGACACCCTTGAGAACTTGCTGCCGCGCCCCCCTGTTGTCACTGTTATGGGACACGTTGACCATGGCAAGACCTCCCTCCTGGATGCTGTGAGGGAGACGGATGTCGTATCCAGTGAGGCTGGAGGTATTACCCAGCACATTGGTGCCCACCTTGTTCATCACAGCAAGGGCAGCCTGGTATTTCTCGACACACCTGGTCACGAGGCGTTCACTGCCATGCGATCCAGGGGAGCCGGCGTGACCGATATCGTTGTCCTGGTTGTCGCTGCGGACGATGGGGTCAAACCCCAGACCAAAGAGGCTATTGACCACGCCAGGGCGGCTGGAGTCCCGATCCTGGTGGCTATCAACAAAATTGACAAGCCGGAGGCTGATCCCGAGCGTGTTATGCGCGAGTTGTCCGACAATGGTGTCGTGTCGGAAGCGTGGGGGGGTGATTGCCTGTTCGCCAACGTTTCGGCAAAACAGCGCACCGGGATCGATGAACTCCTGGACCTTATCCTTCTTCAGGCGGAGATGCTGGAGCTTAGGGCCGATCCTGCCCGTGAAGCGAGAGGTACGGTCATAGAGTCCAAACTGGACAAAGGCCGGGGACCGGTTGCCACCATGCTTGTTCAAAAGGGTACACTGAGGCCCGGTGACCTCATGGTCGCGGGTTCAGTCATAGGGCGTGTCCGCGCATTGGTTGATGACAGAGGCAAGAAGCTTGCAGATGCTGGCCCGTCGACCCCGGTGGAGGTTCTGGGGCTAAGCAGTGTACCTATTGCAGGTGATCCTTTTGTGGTCTTTACGGATGAACTCAAGGCCAAAAGAGTGGCCCAGATGAGAGAAAGAGCTGTCAGGGAGATAAAGACAAGCCATAAGAAGATCACCCTGGAGGATCTTTTCCACCAGATACAGGAAGGCGAGGTCAAGGACCTGGGTGTTGTTCTCAAGGCGGACGTCCAGGGATCGGTGGAAGCAATACGGGACGCTTTGATCAAACAGGCCACCGATGAGGTCAGGGTCAAGGTTCTCCACGAAGGAACAGGAGGCATCAACGAGGGCGATGTCATGCTTGCTTCCGCATCCAACGCGATCATCATCGGTTTTAACGTGCGCCCGGGCAACAAGGCTCTGGAAATCGTGCGTCGGGAACAGGTCGATGTGCGTTTTTACAACGTCATTTACGATGTGGTCAGGGATATCCGTGATGCTCTCAAGGGTCTTCTTTCACCGGTATTTACAGAAGAGGTACTGGGACGAGCCGAGATCCGTGAAACCTTTCAGGTTCCCAAAGTGGGCACCATAGCCGGTTGTTATGTTGTTGACGGCTTTATCAAAAGAAGCGCCCAGGTGAGGGTGATCAGGGACGGGGTAGTCATCCATGATGGGAAGATTGACTCTCTGAGACGGTTTAAAGATGACGCTCGGGAGGTCGCCTCTGGCTATGAATGCGGTATCGGTCTCGAGAATTATAATGATGTCAAACCGGGCGACATCATTGAGAACTATATGATGATCGAACATGAGGCTGAGCTGTAG
- a CDS encoding DUF448 domain-containing protein — protein MSPRSRPVRICTGCGERKEKTEMVRIVADPSGLLIPDLKNNLPSRGAYVCPDAVCIGKASAGRLRASLKAGKGSGAGSEGLQEAVAAGYRRRIISLLGQAKKSGRYISGTNLVEGELRRGAQGNWLAILARDVSEDISEKMLRSLESASVPFRVFLGKDELGAILGKSPRSVVLLKDAGIAGAIEESLDRYLKVLDKGGLDQ, from the coding sequence GTGTCTCCCAGATCCAGGCCTGTGAGGATTTGTACCGGGTGCGGTGAAAGGAAGGAAAAGACGGAGATGGTGCGCATAGTGGCCGATCCGTCAGGGCTTCTGATCCCGGATCTGAAGAACAACCTGCCTTCCAGAGGGGCCTATGTGTGTCCCGACGCAGTGTGTATCGGCAAAGCATCAGCAGGGAGGCTCCGCGCTTCCCTCAAGGCGGGGAAAGGTTCAGGGGCAGGGTCGGAAGGGCTTCAGGAAGCAGTGGCTGCCGGTTATCGGCGGCGGATAATCTCTCTCCTGGGGCAGGCAAAAAAGAGCGGAAGGTATATTTCCGGGACGAACCTGGTAGAGGGAGAGCTCAGGAGAGGAGCTCAGGGTAACTGGCTGGCGATCCTGGCCCGGGATGTATCAGAAGATATATCGGAAAAGATGTTGAGAAGTCTGGAATCTGCATCAGTTCCCTTCCGAGTCTTTCTTGGCAAGGATGAACTGGGAGCGATTCTGGGCAAAAGCCCGCGAAGTGTAGTGCTTTTAAAGGATGCGGGGATAGCTGGGGCCATCGAGGAATCTCTGGACCGCTACTTAAAGGTCTTGGATAAGGGAGGTTTGGATCAATGA